A genome region from Nocardia sp. NBC_01730 includes the following:
- a CDS encoding PHP domain-containing protein, protein MAGHVPSGEQTPGPVESLREIGFWLERSRAETHRVKAYRRAADIVAELTGDERAAHRRARSWREIAGIGPKTAAVIEQAYDGAVPRYLAELRGTAQPIGVPGKPLRARLRGDLHTHSNWSDGGSPIEEMMRVAAALGHEYCALTDHSPRLTVANGLSADRLREQLDVVAELNERMAPFRILTGIEVDILGNGALDQSADLLAELDVVVASVHSHLRDDSATMTERMVYAVADPNVDVLGHCTGRLVEGRRGTRPESTFDAEVVFEACRAYGTAVEINSRPERRDPPARLLRLAVEMGCHFAIDTDAHAPGQLDWQGYGCERAVANGVAPERVINTWPLENLLAWARSHGA, encoded by the coding sequence GTGGCCGGACACGTTCCGAGCGGGGAGCAGACGCCGGGCCCGGTCGAGTCGTTGCGGGAGATCGGCTTCTGGCTGGAACGTTCCCGTGCGGAGACCCATCGGGTCAAGGCGTACCGGCGCGCCGCCGACATCGTCGCCGAGCTGACGGGCGACGAGCGTGCGGCGCACCGGAGGGCGCGCAGCTGGCGCGAGATCGCGGGCATCGGGCCCAAGACCGCCGCCGTCATCGAGCAGGCGTACGACGGTGCGGTGCCACGGTATCTGGCCGAGCTGCGGGGCACGGCGCAGCCGATCGGCGTGCCGGGCAAGCCGCTGCGCGCGCGGTTGCGCGGTGATCTGCACACCCACTCGAACTGGTCCGACGGCGGCAGTCCGATCGAGGAGATGATGCGCGTCGCGGCCGCCCTCGGGCACGAATACTGTGCTCTGACCGATCATTCGCCGCGGCTGACCGTCGCCAACGGACTGTCCGCCGACCGGCTGCGCGAGCAGCTGGATGTGGTCGCCGAACTCAACGAGCGGATGGCGCCGTTTCGGATCCTCACCGGCATCGAGGTGGACATCCTCGGCAACGGTGCCCTCGACCAGTCGGCCGATCTGCTCGCGGAGCTGGATGTCGTGGTGGCGAGCGTGCATTCGCACCTGCGCGACGACAGCGCGACGATGACCGAGCGCATGGTGTACGCGGTCGCCGACCCCAACGTCGACGTGCTCGGCCACTGCACCGGCCGCCTGGTGGAAGGCCGCCGCGGAACTCGGCCGGAGTCGACGTTCGACGCCGAGGTGGTGTTCGAGGCGTGCCGCGCCTACGGCACCGCCGTCGAGATCAACAGCAGACCCGAACGACGTGATCCGCCTGCACGATTGCTGCGGTTGGCTGTCGAGATGGGCTGTCACTTCGCCATCGACACCGACGCGCACGCCCCGGGCCAGCTCGACTGGCAAGGCTACGGCTGCGAGCGCGCGGTCGCGAACGGCGTTGCGCCCGAACGGGTGATCAACACCTGGCCGCTGGAGAACCTGCTGGCCTGGGCCCGCAGCCACGGAGCGTGA
- a CDS encoding dihydrofolate reductase family protein — protein sequence MRKLTYYVASTIDGFIATEEGSVDFFPVGGDHGPAITAQYPETLPTKVREAIGVDQHNRYFDTVLMGRKTHDFGVRTGTSSPYAHLKQYVVSTTLPESPDPAVELITDDPVGKVRELKRETGLGIWLCGGGELAQALLPEIDQIFLKLYPIVLGRGRALFGDGPRLPEAAEFRVITSRVFEDGVAFMKYSRIR from the coding sequence ATGCGAAAGCTCACCTATTACGTCGCCTCGACCATTGATGGATTCATCGCGACCGAGGAGGGCTCGGTCGACTTCTTCCCGGTCGGCGGGGATCACGGTCCTGCGATCACCGCGCAATACCCGGAAACCCTGCCGACCAAGGTGCGCGAGGCGATCGGGGTCGACCAGCACAATCGCTATTTCGACACGGTGCTGATGGGGCGTAAGACGCACGATTTCGGGGTGCGCACCGGTACTTCCAGCCCCTACGCGCATCTGAAGCAGTACGTGGTCTCGACCACCCTGCCCGAGAGCCCCGATCCGGCGGTGGAGCTGATCACTGACGACCCGGTCGGGAAGGTGCGCGAGCTCAAGCGGGAGACCGGGCTCGGCATCTGGCTGTGCGGCGGTGGTGAACTGGCGCAGGCGCTGCTCCCGGAGATCGATCAGATCTTCCTCAAGCTGTATCCGATCGTGCTCGGCCGTGGGCGAGCGTTGTTCGGCGACGGGCCGCGGCTTCCGGAGGCGGCCGAGTTCAGGGTGATCACCAGCAGGGTGTTCGAGGACGGGGTGGCCTTCATGAAGTACAGCCGGATCCGCTAG
- the mutM gene encoding bifunctional DNA-formamidopyrimidine glycosylase/DNA-(apurinic or apyrimidinic site) lyase has translation MPELPEVEVVRRGLAEHVVGRVVESVAITHPRSVRRHLEGAADLAARLTGLKVESAERRGKFLWLTFDDPEAALVVHLGMSGQMLVQPADAPLEKHAHIRATLGDGTQLRFVDQRTFGGWALAPLVEVDGTLVPEPVAHIARDPLDPCFDVESVVAAVRGKQSEIKRVLLNQGVISGIGNIYADESLWRAEIHGIRPASGLSRPALRGLLAAVREVMSAALAAGGTSFDALYVNVNGQSGYFERSLAVYGRENEPCRRCGAPITRERFMNRSSYYCPRCQPKPRRR, from the coding sequence GTGCCGGAACTTCCCGAGGTCGAGGTGGTTCGGCGTGGCCTTGCCGAGCATGTGGTGGGGCGTGTCGTCGAATCGGTCGCGATCACCCATCCCCGTTCGGTTCGCCGCCATCTCGAAGGCGCCGCCGATCTCGCCGCGCGGCTGACCGGCCTGAAGGTCGAGTCGGCCGAACGACGCGGCAAATTCCTGTGGCTGACCTTCGACGACCCCGAGGCCGCCTTGGTAGTGCATCTCGGGATGAGCGGCCAGATGCTGGTCCAGCCCGCCGACGCGCCGCTGGAGAAGCACGCGCACATCCGCGCCACTCTCGGCGACGGCACCCAGCTGCGTTTCGTCGACCAGCGCACCTTCGGCGGTTGGGCGCTCGCGCCGCTGGTCGAGGTGGACGGCACCCTGGTGCCAGAACCGGTTGCTCACATCGCCCGCGATCCGCTCGATCCGTGTTTCGACGTCGAATCCGTGGTCGCGGCCGTCCGTGGCAAACAGAGCGAGATCAAGCGCGTCCTACTCAACCAGGGTGTGATCTCGGGCATCGGCAATATCTACGCCGATGAGTCGCTGTGGCGCGCCGAGATCCACGGCATCCGTCCCGCTTCGGGTCTGTCCCGGCCCGCCCTGCGCGGCCTGCTCGCCGCGGTGCGTGAGGTGATGAGTGCGGCGCTGGCCGCGGGCGGCACCTCCTTCGACGCGCTCTACGTGAACGTCAACGGCCAGTCCGGCTACTTCGAGCGTTCGCTTGCCGTCTACGGCCGCGAGAACGAGCCGTGCCGCCGCTGCGGCGCGCCGATCACCCGGGAGCGGTTCATGAACCGCTCTTCCTACTACTGTCCACGCTGCCAGCCGAAGCCGCGCCGTCGCTAG
- the rnc gene encoding ribonuclease III has translation MTDEPGSSGEHASLLAALGVDVRPDLLRLALTHRSYAYENGGLPTNERLEFLGDSVLGLSITERLYHEHPLKSEGELAKLRASVVNMRALAEVARALGEGGLGVHLLLGKGEELTGGRDKESILADGMESLLGAVHLQHGIEVARAVVLRLFAELLERGPRMGAGLDWKTSLQELTAERGLGVPSYEITSTGPDHDKEFTATTVVGGRAYGQGVGRSKKEAEQKAAGTAYEALTAEA, from the coding sequence GTGACCGACGAACCCGGCTCGTCCGGTGAACATGCGAGCCTGCTCGCGGCGCTAGGCGTCGACGTGCGGCCGGATCTGCTGCGCCTCGCGCTGACACATCGGTCGTACGCGTACGAGAACGGTGGTCTGCCGACCAACGAGCGCCTCGAGTTCCTCGGCGATTCCGTGCTCGGGCTGAGCATCACCGAGCGGCTGTACCATGAGCACCCCTTGAAGTCCGAGGGGGAGCTGGCCAAGCTGCGCGCGAGCGTGGTGAATATGCGCGCGCTCGCCGAGGTCGCCCGTGCTCTCGGCGAGGGCGGTCTCGGTGTGCACCTGTTGCTCGGCAAGGGTGAGGAGCTCACCGGCGGCCGTGACAAGGAGAGCATCCTTGCCGACGGCATGGAGTCGCTGCTCGGTGCCGTGCATCTGCAGCACGGTATCGAGGTGGCCCGCGCGGTGGTGCTGCGACTGTTTGCCGAGCTACTCGAGCGAGGGCCCCGCATGGGCGCCGGCCTGGACTGGAAGACCAGCCTGCAGGAATTGACCGCCGAGCGCGGTCTCGGCGTGCCCAGCTACGAGATCACCTCGACCGGGCCCGACCACGACAAGGAATTCACCGCGACCACGGTGGTCGGCGGCCGGGCCTATGGGCAGGGCGTCGGCCGATCCAAGAAGGAAGCCGAGCAGAAGGCCGCGGGCACCGCCTACGAGGCGCTGACCGCGGAAGCCTGA
- the rpmF gene encoding 50S ribosomal protein L32: protein MAVPKRRMSRSNTRSRRSQWKATAPTLITCPNRACGEKTLPHIACPSCGTYKGRQVTAAV, encoded by the coding sequence GTGGCCGTTCCCAAGCGCCGGATGTCCCGTTCCAACACCAGGTCGCGGCGCAGCCAGTGGAAGGCCACCGCGCCGACCCTGATCACCTGCCCGAACCGCGCCTGTGGCGAGAAGACCTTGCCGCACATCGCCTGCCCGTCCTGCGGCACCTACAAGGGCCGCCAGGTCACCGCGGCGGTCTGA
- a CDS encoding YceD family protein: MPAGSGSGSTSRSRSAQRRTPDAAFVLDTRSLGRRPGTMRELRRTLTTKERIGLDLIAIPAGAQVELDLQLQAVSEGVLVTGTVSAPTEGECSRCLEPFTGDVSLYITELFAYPDSATEQTTEDDEVYRMVDDTIDLEPVVVDAVGIELPLQPLCTSDCAGLCPECGVRMAIAGSDHGHEILDPRWAGLAEFATGSPGSGSPDKGDKGAAGPDH; encoded by the coding sequence ATGCCCGCCGGTTCCGGTTCCGGTTCCACATCGCGTTCCCGTTCGGCTCAGCGCCGTACGCCGGACGCGGCTTTCGTGCTGGACACCCGCAGCCTCGGCCGCAGGCCGGGGACCATGCGGGAACTGCGCCGCACTCTCACCACGAAGGAGCGAATCGGGCTCGATCTGATCGCCATCCCAGCGGGCGCTCAGGTGGAGCTCGACCTGCAGTTGCAGGCCGTATCCGAAGGTGTGCTGGTCACCGGAACAGTGTCCGCGCCGACCGAGGGCGAGTGCTCGCGCTGTCTGGAGCCGTTCACCGGCGACGTGAGCCTGTACATCACCGAGCTGTTCGCCTACCCGGACAGCGCGACCGAGCAGACCACCGAGGACGACGAGGTCTACCGGATGGTCGACGACACCATCGACCTGGAGCCGGTTGTGGTCGACGCGGTCGGTATCGAGCTGCCGCTGCAGCCGCTGTGCACGTCGGACTGTGCCGGATTGTGCCCGGAATGCGGTGTACGGATGGCGATTGCGGGATCCGACCACGGGCATGAGATACTTGACCCTCGCTGGGCCGGACTGGCTGAGTTCGCCACCGGATCGCCCGGCAGCGGCAGCCCCGACAAGGGTGACAAAGGTGCGGCCGGCCCAGACCACTGA
- a CDS encoding DivIVA domain-containing protein, which yields MYRVFEALDELVAIVEEARGIPPTRSCIVPRGDVLELLDDVRDALPGELDDAQDVLDHRDKIVSDARASAETTVSGANEQADHTIGSAREEADRILADAKAHADRMVAEASAHADHLVATAQLEADRVVADGNAEFEAVTGRARAESERMIEAGKATYERAVADGLAEQERLVSQTEVVRAAHAESAKVIDAAHAEADRLREECDHYVDGRLADFEETLSSALRTVGRGRHQLRSGAGAPDYATEYRR from the coding sequence ATGTATCGCGTATTCGAAGCACTCGACGAACTGGTCGCGATCGTCGAAGAGGCGCGCGGCATCCCGCCGACCCGCAGCTGCATTGTGCCGAGAGGTGACGTGCTCGAACTACTCGACGACGTCCGTGATGCGCTGCCCGGCGAACTCGACGACGCCCAGGACGTACTCGACCATCGGGACAAGATTGTCTCCGATGCCAGGGCCTCGGCCGAGACCACGGTGAGCGGTGCCAACGAACAGGCGGACCACACCATCGGCTCGGCCCGCGAGGAGGCCGACCGTATCCTCGCCGACGCCAAGGCGCACGCCGACCGGATGGTCGCCGAGGCGAGCGCGCACGCCGACCATCTGGTCGCCACTGCGCAGTTGGAGGCCGATCGGGTGGTAGCCGACGGTAACGCCGAATTCGAGGCGGTGACGGGTCGGGCGCGCGCCGAATCGGAGCGGATGATCGAGGCGGGCAAGGCCACCTATGAGCGCGCGGTCGCCGACGGCCTCGCGGAGCAGGAGCGGCTGGTCTCGCAGACCGAGGTGGTGCGCGCCGCGCACGCGGAATCGGCCAAGGTGATCGACGCCGCGCATGCGGAAGCCGACCGGCTACGTGAGGAGTGTGACCACTACGTGGACGGCAGACTGGCCGACTTCGAGGAGACGCTGAGCAGCGCGCTGCGCACGGTCGGTCGGGGGCGCCACCAGCTGCGTAGCGGTGCGGGTGCGCCGGACTACGCGACCGAATATCGCAGGTGA
- a CDS encoding GtrA family protein: MTVLELPRPAGVSATSFFVPWGGPYPALPKAPVAAKLEQLTHYLRGDRAFAQLIRFALVGGSSNVAYVLLFFTMHSTGPLLANVIGSIVSTMIANELHRQLTFHAAGRVGWFTAQWEGGGLALLGLAITTAALAALGVWAPGLGDAAQAVAILAITAAVGGMRFLALRGLVFCSASPRL, from the coding sequence ATGACTGTTCTGGAACTGCCGCGACCGGCAGGAGTGAGCGCCACCAGCTTCTTCGTGCCGTGGGGCGGCCCGTACCCCGCGCTGCCGAAGGCGCCGGTCGCGGCCAAGTTGGAGCAGTTGACGCACTACCTGCGCGGCGATCGCGCCTTCGCCCAGCTGATCCGCTTCGCCCTGGTCGGCGGGTCCAGCAACGTCGCCTACGTCCTGCTGTTCTTCACCATGCACAGCACAGGGCCGCTGCTGGCCAACGTCATCGGCTCGATCGTCAGCACCATGATCGCCAACGAACTACACCGCCAGCTCACCTTCCACGCCGCGGGCCGGGTCGGCTGGTTCACCGCGCAATGGGAGGGCGGCGGGCTGGCGCTACTCGGCCTCGCCATCACGACCGCGGCACTGGCCGCCCTCGGCGTGTGGGCCCCCGGCCTCGGGGACGCCGCCCAAGCCGTCGCGATCCTGGCCATCACCGCCGCGGTGGGCGGCATGCGCTTCCTGGCCCTGCGTGGCTTGGTCTTCTGTTCCGCCTCTCCGCGTCTTTAG
- the coaD gene encoding pantetheine-phosphate adenylyltransferase, whose protein sequence is MAGALCPGSFDPVTYGHLDVFNRAAAQFDEVVITVMINKSKQGMFSVEERMEMLRESTAHLANVRVESWYGLLVDFAREQGITAIVKGLRDAGDFGYELQMAQMNKKLSGVDTFFIATNPSFSYLSSSLVKEVAAFGGDVSDMLPPSVYKRLLERLAERKS, encoded by the coding sequence ATGGCAGGAGCACTGTGCCCCGGGTCTTTCGACCCCGTGACCTATGGACACCTCGATGTCTTCAATCGGGCCGCCGCCCAGTTCGACGAGGTCGTCATCACCGTCATGATCAACAAGAGCAAACAGGGCATGTTCAGCGTCGAGGAGCGGATGGAGATGCTGAGGGAGTCGACCGCACACCTGGCCAACGTGCGGGTGGAGTCGTGGTACGGCCTGCTCGTGGACTTCGCGCGGGAGCAGGGCATTACCGCCATCGTGAAGGGTCTGCGCGACGCGGGCGATTTTGGTTACGAGCTGCAGATGGCGCAGATGAACAAGAAGCTCTCCGGCGTGGACACCTTCTTCATCGCCACCAACCCGTCCTTCAGCTACCTGTCCAGCTCGCTGGTCAAAGAGGTCGCGGCCTTCGGCGGCGACGTCAGCGACATGTTGCCCCCTTCGGTCTACAAGCGCCTCCTGGAGCGCCTCGCTGAACGCAAAAGCTGA
- the rsmD gene encoding 16S rRNA (guanine(966)-N(2))-methyltransferase RsmD produces MTRIVAGAAGGRRLRVPPSGTRPTSDRVREALFSALDARLDFVGARVLDLYAGSGALGLEALSRGAEHALLVESDRKAAAVVRGNIADLGLPGAQLRVAAVASALELGGAGAFDLVFSDPPYAVENAAVLADLRTLAERGWLHPGALVVLERSARSPEIDWPAGFIPAKSRRYGETRIDLAEFEPAVGTGPATAAAPPRSC; encoded by the coding sequence ATGACGCGGATTGTCGCGGGGGCAGCGGGCGGGCGGCGCCTTCGGGTACCGCCCTCCGGCACCCGTCCGACCTCCGACCGGGTGCGGGAGGCGCTGTTCAGCGCCTTGGACGCCCGGCTGGATTTCGTCGGCGCGCGCGTGCTCGACCTGTACGCGGGCTCCGGCGCGCTCGGGTTGGAGGCGCTCTCGCGCGGCGCCGAGCACGCGTTGCTCGTCGAGTCCGACCGCAAGGCGGCCGCCGTCGTGCGCGGCAATATCGCCGACCTCGGCCTGCCCGGTGCGCAGCTGCGGGTCGCCGCGGTGGCGAGCGCGCTGGAACTGGGCGGGGCGGGCGCCTTCGATCTGGTCTTCTCCGATCCGCCCTACGCGGTGGAGAACGCGGCCGTGCTGGCCGACTTGCGCACGCTGGCCGAGCGCGGTTGGCTGCATCCCGGCGCCCTCGTCGTGCTGGAGCGGTCGGCGCGTTCACCCGAAATCGACTGGCCCGCAGGCTTCATCCCGGCCAAGTCGCGCCGGTACGGCGAGACCCGCATCGATCTCGCGGAGTTCGAGCCTGCCGTCGGAACGGGTCCGGCCACCGCTGCCGCACCGCCGCGGTCCTGCTAG
- a CDS encoding pyruvate carboxylase, with the protein MFSKVLVANRGEIAIRAFRAAYELGIGTVAVFPYEDRNSVHRLKAAESYQIGEAGHPVRAYLSIDAIIEAAKSAGADAVYPGYGFLSENPDLAAACARAGITFIGPSAEVLELAGNKARAIEAAKAAGLPVLRSSAPSADVDELVAASRQLEYPIFVKAVAGGGGRGMRRVADAAHLRESIEAASREAESAFGDPTVFLEQAVVNPRHIEVQILADQHGNVMHLFERDCSLQRRHQKVIELAPAPNLDPALRMRICADAVAFARQIGYSCAGTVEFLLDERGNHVFIEMNPRIQVEHTVTEEITDVDLVQSQLRIAAGETLEQLGLSQDSVTIRGAALQCRITTEDPANGFRPDTGRITAYRTPGGAGIRLDGGANLGAEIGAYFDSMLVKLTCRGRDFGAAVARAGRALAEFRIRGVATNIPFLLAVLDDPDFKGGRVTTSFIDERPQLLTLRGSADRGTKILTYLADITVNKPHGERQTTVYPHDKLPSIDVSVPPPDGSRQRLLRLGPDGFAQALREQKAVGVTDTTFRDAHQSLLATRVRTNGLLGVAGHVARLTPELLSIEAWGGATYDVALRFLYEDPWERLAALREAVPNICLQMLLRGRNTVGYTPYPQQVTRAFVQEATGTGIDIFRIFDALNNVDQMRPAIDAVRETGTAIAEVAMSYTGDLANPHETLYTLDYYLKLAEQIVDAGAHVLAIKDMAGLLRAPAATTLVTALRSNFDLPVHVHTHDTPGGQLATYLAAWQAGADAVDGASAAMAGTTSQPALSAIVAAAAHSAYDTGLNLQNVCDLEPYWEALRKVYAPFESGLPAPTGRVYTHEIPGGQLSNLRQQAIALGLGDRFEEVEAKYAAADRLLGRLVKVTPSSKVVGDLALALVGTGVDIEDFAADPGRYDIPDSVIGFLRGELGTPAGGWPEPFRSKALAGRGPAKPETALTPEDEAGLAGTSEERRGTLNRLLFPGPTAEFLAHREKYGDTSGLSANQFLYGLRRGEEHRVQLEKGVTLLIGLEAISEPDERGMRTVMCILNGQLRPVAVRDRSIASDIPAAEKADKGNAGHIAAPFAGVVTLAVSEGHPVAAGDTIGTIEAMKMEAAITAPRSGVVGRVAIGPVQQVEGGDLLIELAVRESSAE; encoded by the coding sequence ATGTTCTCGAAAGTCTTGGTTGCAAACCGTGGCGAGATCGCCATCCGGGCCTTCCGTGCGGCTTACGAACTCGGCATCGGGACGGTGGCCGTGTTTCCCTACGAGGACCGCAATTCAGTCCACCGGTTGAAGGCGGCGGAGTCGTATCAGATCGGTGAGGCGGGCCACCCGGTGCGGGCCTACCTTTCCATCGACGCGATCATCGAGGCCGCCAAGTCGGCGGGTGCCGACGCGGTCTACCCGGGGTACGGCTTCCTTTCGGAGAACCCGGACCTGGCGGCAGCCTGCGCCCGCGCGGGCATCACCTTCATCGGTCCCTCCGCCGAGGTGCTCGAACTCGCGGGCAACAAGGCACGTGCGATCGAAGCCGCCAAGGCCGCCGGTCTGCCGGTGCTGCGCTCCAGCGCACCGTCGGCGGACGTCGACGAGCTGGTCGCCGCGTCCCGGCAGCTGGAGTACCCGATTTTCGTCAAGGCCGTCGCGGGCGGCGGCGGTCGCGGCATGCGGCGGGTCGCCGACGCCGCGCACCTGCGCGAATCGATCGAGGCGGCCTCGCGCGAGGCCGAGTCGGCGTTCGGCGATCCCACCGTGTTCCTGGAGCAGGCGGTGGTGAACCCGCGCCACATCGAGGTGCAGATCCTGGCCGACCAGCACGGCAACGTGATGCACCTGTTCGAGCGGGACTGTTCATTGCAGCGCCGCCACCAGAAGGTGATCGAGCTCGCGCCGGCCCCGAACCTGGATCCCGCACTGCGGATGCGCATCTGCGCCGACGCCGTGGCTTTCGCGCGACAGATCGGCTACAGCTGCGCGGGCACCGTCGAATTCCTGCTCGACGAGCGCGGCAACCATGTCTTCATCGAGATGAACCCGCGAATCCAGGTCGAGCACACGGTGACCGAGGAGATCACCGACGTCGACCTGGTGCAGTCGCAGCTGCGGATCGCCGCGGGCGAGACACTGGAGCAGCTGGGCCTGAGCCAGGACTCGGTCACGATCCGCGGCGCCGCGCTGCAGTGCCGGATCACCACCGAGGACCCGGCGAACGGATTCCGCCCCGACACCGGCCGCATCACCGCCTACCGCACGCCGGGCGGCGCGGGCATCCGGCTCGACGGCGGTGCGAACCTGGGCGCGGAGATCGGCGCCTACTTCGACTCAATGCTGGTCAAGCTCACCTGCCGCGGCCGTGACTTCGGCGCAGCGGTGGCGCGGGCCGGTCGCGCACTGGCCGAGTTCCGCATCCGCGGCGTGGCCACCAATATCCCGTTCCTGCTCGCGGTACTCGACGATCCCGACTTCAAGGGTGGCCGGGTCACCACCTCGTTCATCGACGAGCGTCCGCAGCTGCTCACCCTGCGCGGCTCAGCCGACCGCGGCACCAAGATCCTCACCTACCTGGCCGACATCACCGTCAACAAGCCGCACGGTGAGCGGCAGACCACGGTGTACCCGCACGACAAACTGCCATCGATCGATGTGAGCGTGCCGCCGCCGGACGGTTCCCGGCAGCGGCTGCTTCGGCTCGGGCCCGACGGCTTCGCGCAGGCGCTGCGTGAGCAGAAGGCGGTCGGCGTCACCGACACCACCTTCCGCGACGCGCACCAGTCGCTGCTGGCCACCAGGGTCCGCACCAACGGCCTGCTCGGCGTGGCCGGTCACGTCGCGCGGCTCACGCCGGAGCTGCTGTCCATCGAGGCATGGGGCGGCGCGACCTACGACGTGGCGCTGCGGTTCCTGTACGAGGACCCGTGGGAGCGGCTGGCCGCGTTGCGCGAGGCGGTGCCGAACATCTGCCTGCAGATGCTGCTGCGCGGGCGCAACACCGTCGGCTACACACCGTACCCGCAGCAGGTGACCCGCGCGTTCGTCCAGGAAGCGACCGGCACCGGCATTGATATCTTTCGAATCTTCGACGCGCTCAACAACGTCGACCAGATGCGTCCGGCGATCGACGCGGTGCGCGAAACCGGGACGGCCATCGCCGAAGTCGCGATGAGCTACACCGGCGACCTGGCGAATCCACACGAGACCCTCTACACGCTCGACTACTACCTCAAACTCGCCGAACAGATCGTCGACGCGGGCGCGCATGTGCTGGCCATCAAGGATATGGCGGGCCTGCTGCGCGCCCCGGCCGCCACGACATTGGTCACCGCTCTGCGCAGCAATTTCGATCTGCCAGTGCACGTGCACACCCACGACACCCCCGGTGGTCAGCTGGCCACCTACCTGGCTGCGTGGCAAGCCGGCGCCGACGCGGTGGACGGCGCCAGCGCCGCGATGGCCGGAACCACCAGCCAACCCGCGCTGTCCGCGATCGTCGCGGCGGCGGCGCATAGTGCGTACGACACCGGCCTGAACCTGCAGAACGTCTGCGATCTGGAGCCGTACTGGGAAGCACTGCGAAAGGTGTACGCGCCCTTCGAATCCGGGCTGCCCGCCCCGACCGGCCGGGTGTATACCCACGAGATCCCGGGCGGCCAGCTGTCGAACCTGCGTCAGCAAGCCATCGCGCTCGGTCTCGGCGACCGGTTCGAAGAGGTGGAGGCGAAATACGCCGCGGCGGACCGGCTTCTGGGCCGTCTGGTGAAGGTCACACCGTCCTCGAAGGTCGTCGGCGACTTGGCACTGGCGCTGGTCGGCACCGGTGTCGACATCGAGGACTTCGCCGCGGATCCGGGCCGCTACGACATCCCCGATTCCGTTATCGGCTTCCTGCGTGGCGAACTCGGCACACCCGCGGGCGGGTGGCCCGAGCCGTTCCGCAGCAAGGCGCTGGCCGGGCGCGGACCCGCGAAACCGGAGACCGCGCTGACTCCCGAGGACGAGGCGGGGCTCGCCGGTACGTCGGAGGAACGGCGCGGAACGCTGAACCGGCTGCTCTTCCCTGGGCCCACGGCCGAATTCCTCGCACATCGGGAGAAGTACGGCGACACCTCCGGGCTGTCGGCGAACCAGTTCCTCTACGGTTTGCGCCGCGGTGAGGAACACCGGGTGCAGTTGGAAAAGGGCGTCACCCTGCTCATCGGCTTGGAGGCCATCTCGGAGCCGGACGAGCGCGGCATGCGCACCGTGATGTGCATCCTGAACGGGCAGCTGCGTCCGGTCGCCGTGCGGGACCGGTCCATCGCCAGCGACATCCCGGCAGCGGAGAAGGCCGACAAGGGCAACGCGGGCCACATCGCCGCCCCGTTCGCCGGAGTCGTGACCCTCGCTGTCTCGGAAGGCCATCCGGTCGCCGCGGGCGACACCATAGGCACCATCGAAGCCATGAAAATGGAAGCGGCCATCACCGCGCCCCGCTCGGGTGTCGTCGGTCGCGTCGCGATCGGTCCCGTACAGCAGGTCGAGGGCGGCGACCTACTCATCGAGCTGGCCGTGCGCGAGTCCTCCGCCGAATGA